One segment of Ricinus communis isolate WT05 ecotype wild-type chromosome 8, ASM1957865v1, whole genome shotgun sequence DNA contains the following:
- the LOC8282309 gene encoding disease resistance protein At4g27190 isoform X2: MEIIISVASKIGENLVNPIGRRIGYLIDYESNVKVLKDEIDKLNELRDSSKQLRNAATSNGRLITHDVESWLTETDKIIEESRELLANVVEGDRTALYRWHPKIRLCYYSSKEAKKKTGLVLKLREKWYKLDKKSYPASPPNLGSMFIDSFKSFQSRESIIIEVMEALKDSRINMISICGMVGVGKTTMVKEVIRRVEAENMFDNVVMAKVSQCPCIQKIQLEISDRLGLKLEQKGLHGIAGHLQMSLRRINRILIVLDDVWEKLNFEEIGLPSAHQHQGCKIVLTSGNQDVCCRMNSQINFILDALSEQEAWKYFVEVAGNTANSPDIHPLAKEVGKKCGGLPVAITNLGNALRGKEVHIWKDVLGKLKKAIKVDVLEMENEVYSKIELSYSKLESNEAKSCFLLCCLFPEDSDIPIEYLVRYGMGLGLFDGVYTLKEGRNRVHALVDKLRTSFLLFQSSKVECVKLHVVVRSTALSIASKRENKFLVLRDAEREGLMNDAYNSFTVLSIVCNDTYKGAVDLDCSRLKFLQLVSINCSLIVKLQDLNSAFEGMRGVQVLAFLDMRISSNLVSFHVLENLKVLCLGNCCFEAMSSSTKDLFKIGILVNLEILSFAGSDIMELPREIGQLSHLRLLDLTSCTSLRKIPVGVLSKLSRLEELYMRNSFSKWQSACGDFEQKNNASIAELGSLSGHLKVLDIHLPEVNLLTEGLIFQNLERFKISVGSPVYETGAYLFQNYFRISGDMHGAIWCGIHKLLEKTQILSLASCYKLECIINARDWVPHTTAFPLLESLSLRSLYKLKEIWHGELPKNPSGLPCFDNLRSLHIHDCGKLKNVFSLSIARVLVHLEYLDCSHCGKIREIISKKEGEDFRIAEAAENTWFPKLTYLELDSLPELISFCQAMADAVAQRPSNHQVLEITSCEAMEGIVPKAGEDEKANAMLFPHLNSLKLVHLPNLMNFCSDANASEWPLLKKVIVKRCTRLKIFDTTGQQLALGGHTKSMTIEPLFNAKVALHMIVLHLSCLDNLTRIGHDQLVDGSLCNIREIEVDNCENLPNVLASNLIARFQNLEKLFVYRCASLLDIFESQAHAVDEHTKIVYQLEEMILMSLPRLSSILENPGRIICFQRLRTLEVYDCGNLEIIFFLSLATSLQQLQMLKISTCQKVEKIVAQENKEAHEARNNQRLFRQLEFLELVKLPNLTCFCEGMYAIELPSLGELVIKECPKVKPPTFGHLNAPKLKKVCIESSECLLMGDSSKNVASQFKKKVALDKLETLHISRVDNLRSVGHDQLSGGFLRKLREMEVKECKHLLNIFPSHMMEMFLKLEKLTVRSCASLSEIFEPKRVSLDETRAGKLKEINLASLPNLTHLLSGVRFLNFQHLEILKVNDCSSLRSIFCLSVAASLQQLKTLKISNCKMIMEIIEKEDDKEHEAADNKIELPELRNLTMENLPSLEAFYRGIYDFEMPSLDKLILVGCPKMKIFTYKHVSTLKLEEVCIESHHCALMGDLNTTINYFTKGKGPAVDDDTTAHEQIDILGYHENMD; the protein is encoded by the exons ATGGAGATTATTATTTCAGTTGCATCTAAAATTGGTGAAAACTTGGTCAATCCAATTGGCAGACGGATTGGATATCTTATTGACTATGAGAGCAATGTTAAGGTTCTTAAGGATGAAATAGACAAACTGAATGAGCTAAGGGACTCGAGTAAACAACTGAGGAATGCAGCTACTAGCAATGGTAGACTTATCACACATGATGTCGAGAGTTGGTTGACAGAGACGGACAAAATAATTGAAGAGTCAAGGGAGCTTTTGGCGAACGTTGTTGAAGGAGACAGGACTGCTTTATACAGGTGGCATCCAAAGATTAGGTTATGTTATTACTCAAGTAAGGAAGCTAAGAAGAAGACTGGGCTTGTTCTTAAGCTCAGGGAAAAATGGTATAAGTTGGATAAAAAATCCTATCCTGCTTCTCCACCAAATCTTGGATCTATGTTCATTGATAGTTTTAAGAGCTTTCAATCTAGAgaatcaataataattgagGTTATGGAGGCTCTGAAAGATAGTAGGATAAACATGATTTCTATTTGTGGAATGGTAGGCGTGGGTAAAACCACAATGGTTAAAGAAGTCATAAGAAGAGTAGAGGCTGAGAACATGTTTGACAACGTGGTGATGGCAAAAGTCTCTCAGTGTCCTTGTATTCAAAAGATTCAACTCGAAATTTCTGATAGGCTAGGCTTGAAGCTTGAACAGAAAGGGTTACATGGAATAGCAGGTCATCTGCAGATGAGTCTGAGACGTATTAACAGGATCCTGATAGTATTGGATGACGTTTGGGAAAAGCTCAATTTTGAGGAGATTGGTCTACCTTCAGCACATCAGCATCAGGGATGCAAAATTGTTTTAACATCAGGAAATCAAGATGTTTGTTGTAGGATGAACAGtcaaataaatttcattctTGATGCCCTTTCTGAACAAGAGGCGTGGAAGTATTTCGTGGAGGTAGCAGGCAATACTGCAAACAGTCCCGATATTCATCCTTTGGCAAAAGAAGTTGGAAAGAAATGTGGGGGTTTACCAGTCGCTATCACTAATTTGGGAAATGCACTGAGAGGTAAAGAAGTGCATATATGGAAGGATGTGCTTGGGAAATTGAAGAAGGCTATAAAAGTAGATGTTTTAGAGATGGAAAATGAGGTATATTCTAAAATTGAGCTGAGTTACAGCAAGTTAGAAAGCAATGAGGCCAAGTCTTGTTTTCTGCtttgttgtttatttcctGAAGATTCTGATATCCCAATTGAATATTTGGTCAGATATGGAATGGGACTAGGGTTGTTTGATGGAGTTTATACCTTGAAAGAAGGAAGGAATAGGGTGCATGCCCTAGTCGATAAGCTAAGGACATCCTTTTTACTATTCCAAAGTAGCAAGGTGGAGTGTGTCAAATTGCATGTTGTTGTCCGCAGTACTGCCCTATCAATTGCATCCAAAAGAGAGAACAAGTTTCTAGTACTTCGTGATGCTGAAAGGGAAGGGCTGATGAATGATGCATACAATAGTTTCACTGTGCTTTCAATTGTCTGCAATGATACATACAAAGGAGCTGTTGATTTAGATTGCTCAAGACTTAAGTTTTTGCAGTTAGTCTCCATCAACTGTTCCTTGATTGTGAAACTTCAAGACTTAAACTCTGCATTTGAAGGAATGAGAGGGGTTCAAGTTTTAGCTTTTCTGGATATGCGTATTTCATCAAATTTAGTGTCATTCCATGTACTGGAGAATCTTAAAGTCTTATGTCTTGGTAATTGTTGCTTTGAGGCAATGTCTAGCTCCACCAAAGACCTGTtcaaaattggaattttgGTAAATCTAGAGATTCTAAGCTTTGCTGGTTCTGATATTATGGAGTTGCCGAGAGAAATAGGACAACTAAGTCATCTAAGGTTGTTGGATTTGACATCATGCACTTCTCTCAGAAAAATTCCAGTAGGTGTTCTTTCAAAATTATCCCGACTAGAGGAGCTATATATGAGAAATAGCTTTTCTAAATGGCAATCTGCCTGTGGAGATTTTGAACAGAAAAACAATGCAAGCATTGCTGAGCTTGGTTCTTTATCTGGTCATTTGAAGGTTTTAGACATTCATTTACCAGAAGTCAATCTTTTGACAGAAGGCTTGATTTTTCAAAACCTGGAAAGGTTTAAGATATCTGTAGGCTCCCCTGTTTATGAAACGGGTGCATATCTATTTCAAaactattttagaatttcGGGTGATATGCATGGTGCTATTTGGTGTGGTATTCATAAACTTTTGGAGAAAACTCAGATTCTGTCATTAGCTTCTTGTTATAAACTTGAATGTATCATTAATGCCAGGGATTGGGTGCCACATACTACAGCCTTCCCCCTTCTAGAGTCACTTTCACTCAGATCGTTGTACAAACTAAAGGAGATATGGCATGGGGAACTCCCAAAGAATCCTAGTGGCCTTCCATGTTTTGACAACCTTAGGTCTCTTCATATACATGACTGTGGTAAATTGAAAAATGTTTTTTCTCTGTCCATAGCCAGAGTTTTGGTACATCTTGAATACTTAGACTGCTCTCACTGTGGAAAAATACGAGAAATTATCTCAAAAAAGGAAGGTGAAGATTTCAGAATTGCAGAAGCAGCAGAAAATACTTGGTTCCCCAAATTAACCTACTTGGAGCTGGATTCTCTTCCAGAACTAATAAGTTTCTGCCAAGCTATGGCTGATGCAGTTGCTCAGCGACCTTCAAACCATCAG GTTCTAGAAATTACTTCTTGTGAGGCTATGGAAGGCATTGTCCCAAAAGCAGGAGAAGATGAGAAAGCCAATGCTATGCTGTTCCCTCACTTAAATTCTCTGAAGCTGGTGCATCTTCCAAATCTTATGAATTTCTGCTCAGATGCCAATGCTTCTGAATGGCCGTTACTGAAGAAAGTGATAGTCAAAAGGTGTACcagattaaaaatatttgatacaACAGGCCAACAGCTAGCGCTAGGCGGCCACACTAAATCGATGACTATAGAACCTCTCTTTAATGCAAAG GTGGCATTGCACATGATAGTATTACATCTGTCTTGCTTGGACAACTTAACAAGGATAGGGCATGATCAACTTGTGGATGGCTCCTTATGCAACATAAGAGAGATAGAAGTTGATAATTGTGAAAATTTACCGAATGTCTTAGCCTCCAATTTGATAGCACGATTCCAAAATCTAGAAAAGCTTTTTGTGTATCGTTGTGCTTcattattagatatttttgAATCACAAGCACATGCGGTAGATGAACATACAAAAATAGTCTACCAGTTAGAAGAAATGATTTTGATGTCTCTCCCCAGACTTTCGAGCATACTGGAAAACCCAGGAAGAATTATATGCTTTCAGAGACTTAGAACGCTTGAAGTTTATGATTGTGGAAATCTGGAAAtcatattctttctttctctggCAACAAGTCTTCAGCAACTCCAGATGCTAAAGATATCTACTTGTCAAAAGGTGGAGAAAATTGTTgcacaagaaaataaagaagcaCATGAAGCAAGGAATAACCAGAGATTGTTTCGTCAACTTGAATTTCTGGAGCTTGTCAAGTTACCCAACCTTACATGTTTCTGTGAAGGGATGTATGCTATTGAATTGCCATCTCTAGGAGAACTGGTTATAAAAGAATGTCCGAAGGTGAAGCCTCCCACTTTCGGACATCTGAATGCACCAAAGCTAAAAAAGGTCTGCATTGAATCCTCCGAGTGCCTGCTAATGGGAGACTCTAGTAAAAATGTAGCTAGCCAATTCAAGAAAAAG gTGGCATTGGACAAATTGGAGACATTGCATATATCTCGTGTGGACAATTTGAGAAGTGTAGGGCATGACCAACTATCAGGTGGCTTTTTACGAAAACTTAGAGAAATGGAAGTTAAAGAGTGTAAAcacttattaaatatttttccttCCCACATGATGGAAATGTTTCTAAAACTAGAAAAGCTAACTGTACGTTCCTGTGCCTCCTTGTCTGAAATATTTGAACCTAAACGAGTGAGTTTGGATGAAACAAGAGCTGGAAAGCTGAAAGAAATCAATCTGGCATCTCTGCCAAACCTTACACATCTACTGAGCGGTGTAAGGTTTCTGAACTTTCAGCATCTTGAAATCCTAAAGGTTAACGATTGCAGCAGTCTCAGAAGCATATTCTGCCTATCTGTGGCTGCAAGTCTTCAGCAACTCAAAACACTGAAAATATCGAATTGCAAAATGATTATGGAAATCATTGAGAAGGAAGATGACAAAGAGCATGAAGCAGCAGATAATAAGATTGAGTTACCTGAGCTACGGAATTTGACAATGGAAAATTTACCAAGTCTCGAAGCTTTCTATAGGGGgatttatgattttgaaatGCCATCACTAGATAAGCTGATTTTGGTAGGATGCCCCAAGATGAAGATATTCACTTATAAACATGTGAGCACGCTGAAGCTAGAGGAAGTGTGTATTGAATCCCACCACTGTGCATTAATGGGAGACTTAAATACCACCATAAATTACTTCACCAAAGGGAAG GGACCGGCTGTAGATGATGACACTACTGCACATGAACAAATCGATATTTTGGGATATCATGAAAATATGGACTAG